The DNA window CGCCAGCCGGCTGCTGCGCCGGCTGATGATCGACGAGGGGCGTCGCCGTCAGTGTGAAAAACGCGGCGGTGGAAAGCCCGTCGCTCCCTTGGAGGCAGCGGGACCGGTCGCTGCCGATTCGTCTCCGGCCCCGGTGGATTTGCTCGCCTTGGACCGAGCTCTCGACCGGTTGGAAGCCATCGACGAGCGCGCTGTCCGGGTGGTGGAGCTGCGCTTTCTCGCCGGTCTGAGCCACGACGAAACGGCCTCGGCGCTGGGGGTCAGCCGGGCCACCGTCGGCCGCAGCTGGCGCTTCGCCCGCGCCTGGCTGCGGGATCGCCTGGCGGGCCCCTCCTCGTGACGTCGAGCGCTGTGCGGCGGAATTCGGTGCGGGAGCTCGCAGGCCGGGCTGGGTCTACTTCCACTGGGTCTGCCTCCAGTGCATCTGCCCCCACTGGGTCTGTCTCCAATGGGACTTGCCCCACCACCTCCCTGGCTCTCTGGCGGCAGGCCCGGGATCTCTTCCACCGCTTGGCCTCCCTCGGGACGGAGGAGCGGGATGCGGCTCTGGAGGCCGCGGCCCACCGCGATCCAGAGCTGGGCTCCATCGTTCGGCGGTTGTTGGAGCAGGATCGCTCGGATCCTTTCCTCGAAGCGGTGCCAAACAGCGCCCTGGCTGATGAAGAAGCTCTCGTCGAGGCCGAGTGGATCGGTTCCACCGTCGGTCCTTATCGGCTGATCCGCCCCATCGGGCGGGGTGGCTCGGGGGTGGTCTTCTTGGCGGAGCGGGAGGACTCGGAGTTCGAGCATCGGGTGGCGGTGAAGGTGCTGGCTCGGGCCTTCAATCCCGGAGCCCGGCGCCGCTTCCGGCGGGAGCGGCAGATTCTCGCCCACCTGACGCATCCGAATATCGCCCGGCTCATGGGTGGCGGCACCACCTCCACGGGGCAGCCCTACCTCCTGATGGAGCTCATCCACGGCCTTCCCATCACCACCTACTGCGACCGCTGGCGCCTGACCTTGGAACCCCGCCTCGATCTCTTCCGCCAGGTCTGCAGCGCCGTCCACCACGCTCACCGCAACCTCATCGTCCACCGTGACCTCAAACCCAACAACATCCTGGTGACCGCCGACGGCCAGGTGAAGCTCCTCGATTTCGGCATC is part of the Acidobacteriota bacterium genome and encodes:
- a CDS encoding serine/threonine-protein kinase — protein: MASLGTEERDAALEAAAHRDPELGSIVRRLLEQDRSDPFLEAVPNSALADEEALVEAEWIGSTVGPYRLIRPIGRGGSGVVFLAEREDSEFEHRVAVKVLARAFNPGARRRFRRERQILAHLTHPNIARLMGGGTTSTGQPYLLMELIHGLPITTYCDRWRLTLEPRLDLFRQVCSAVHHAHRNLIVHRDLKPNNILVTADGQVKLLDFGIAKLLDAMQPNPDSGEHGRWMTPSYASPEQVLGRTITTA
- a CDS encoding ECF-type sigma factor; translated protein: MWAEEETTGRTAEWLAGWSQGRPEDRDRLFEHLYPELRRLAASCLAASYRARPRHQEPYQATELIHELYLQMLRQRRVEWQSRQHFFAIASRLLRRLMIDEGRRRQCEKRGGGKPVAPLEAAGPVAADSSPAPVDLLALDRALDRLEAIDERAVRVVELRFLAGLSHDETASALGVSRATVGRSWRFARAWLRDRLAGPSS